Genomic window (Phragmites australis chromosome 5, lpPhrAust1.1, whole genome shotgun sequence):
GTGGTGTCTATGCTGCTCACGCTCAGAGAGATTCATGAGGGCCAACTCTGCTCGCGCCCAGAGAGATCCATGAGGGCCAACTCCACCACACGCCAACAGCGTATGGGCGTGGGCAAGTGGTGGAGAAGCTAATCGCGATGCTCCTCGGCTAAACCGGAGGGAGTGAACCAGAGCAAGAAGAAAGACAGGGGCAACAAAGTCTTTTCActcaccctctctctcctaAATGATTATTTTATACAGTGCGGTGTCCTGCAGACCAAACCACAAAAATTGCAGTGTCCATCCGGCAAAATTGAAGAGTGAAATGTCCCAGGGACCAAACCATGCTTTATCAGTGTCCCAGATACAAAAATCCCTTagtaaaattatcgtaaaactacagatttaagcaataatttcacaaaattatagatttaactaattttatcgcaaaactaaaTATTCTAAAGGAGTTGTTCCCAGCCCCGTTACCATGATACCTAGGCTCCGTTAGTAGTCTCACAGCAGCTGTTAGCTTATGAAATGGACTGCCTGAGAGTTCATGTGACTGCAAGCGGGGCTCATTCGTTAGGTTAATAGGTATAcgatagaatctatagttttacgataaaatcgatgttaaatttatagttttgtttTGTGAAACTGTTatttaaatctgtaattttgtgATTTTATGATAATTTGGCCAAAGTATCTGTAATTTCATAAGCTCTCAACCCGAACGATCCATTTCATAAGCTGGCAGTTGTTGTAAGACTGCAATTGGGGCTCGATGTCATGGTAATTGGATTGGGAATATGTCCTCTAAGAtgtgtagttttgcgataaaatcgatgctaaatttgtagttttatgaaattattgtttaaatttgtagttttacgataattttatcaaagtatgtagttttacaaaatttactctCAAACAAAATATGCAGCATCTGGTTGCCTCTTCACCTAACACAGTGCAACGCCATCACCCCACGCCAACAtaagtagggatgaaaacggtaaAAAAAACTATCGGAAAAGGCATAAACCACTTTcagtttcatattttctcttaaaaatgaagttgataatgATAACATCAGAAACAAATACAACATCGATAATACGAGAAAACCAGAAATGATATTGTCGAGACGGAAATATGCCACTATCAATAATTCAAATCCGAAAGAACCGAACCTCGAGCTTCATTACAATAACTAAATTATTTTAGGATTGCAAGGATTTTTATATGACAATGGAAGAGAATGAATTTAGAGATTTTAGATAACAGCAAACCACAAAAGATGAATTATAATATCCAATTCTTGCTATTTTATGGATAAGTTTGTCTTTTTTGCTTCGCGAGCTTGTGGCATCAACAACGGCGTCATGTCATGTCACATGTACGGCTTCATGTCATATGGGGATGACCGTACAGGGCAATGTCATGTCGCATCAGGGAGGAGAGGGCGGAGGAGGAAGGGCATCGAGGTGGTGGATCTGGGAGGTGAGATATGGCTGCCGATGGACGCACGGAGGGAGGCACTCTAGCAGCAACAACTGTCTGCCCGTTTAGGGTTGGACTAGCCGACTACGAGGGGTAGATCATCAGCCTACCTTAGGCGACTGGGCAAACAGACAATGGGAGGTTAGGCTAGGAGGGCGGAAGCTTGAGAGGCATGTTGCTTGTTCGGTCATGGGTCATGCTCAAGTTGAGATGGATCACCAGAAGGAGAAATGGTAATTCCTGTTTGAAAACGGAAGAACTCGAAATTGATCAAAAATAGTCTAAATCGTTTTCGCTATCatttttacataattttttcatttctGTTATCATTTTTCCGATATATCATTTTCGGCTgctatgataaaaaaattcaaaaacatctTTAAAATAGTGAGAATTACCGTTTTTCTTTTGATCCTATGTACGCGTCTAGAGGTGGCCAAATGGGTAGCCTGGCCCGGCACGGCACAAGCTCATTAAGGCACGACCCATTTATgcccgttagctaaacgggcCGTGTCATGTCGACCCATGTGTCGCGACTTCAGCCTAGGCATGGCCCACTTAAGATCGGGTCATGCCATGTCGGCCCATGGCACGGTAGATCCGATGATCTTTTTTTGGCCCATCAGCCCGcggaaaattgtaaaaaatcacaaaaacttgctttcGCTCAGAATTGAACCCACAATTTTTTACTGGGGGTTAAACACACTACCATTATACTACATATCTTATATGATATTAGATcttaacaaattttatataaaatattaaaaaatagaaacagttAAACGGCCGTGTCATACCGACCCTTCGTATCACGGCTCCAGTCCAAATACAACCCAAACCATCACATAGTACTGACCCAGCCTGTTAACCACTATACCTAGATCAAATCAAAATAGTCATACCTCATACCGATCTATTTGACCCGACCACTTGACGACCTTTATACGCGTCTCCTCCTTCCGCTTGCCGCTTAATCCAACGCCCTCTCTGCCATATATAACCTCGTTCTCCTCCCTGGTCGCCCCaacccaaccccccccccccccggtgtGCTTGCACTTGTACTAGCGCTACAGCACCGCCCAACGACACCTCCTCCTCGTGCCGTCCTCTAGTGTACAGGCAGGCAGCTGATGGCCGTGCAGGCGCAGTACTACGCCGCCCACGCCTTCCTCCACGACTCCCGCGCCATCAGGTCCGTCTCTTCCTCCGTGCTGTCCTCCGTGTTGCCGccctgcgctcccctccttcccctCGTCCGCCTATTTATGCATCCTTCCGTGAAAACCAACGCAGCGTCTCGATTCATCATCTATGTGTGTTGTCTCTAACAGGCCAGCGCTGGACAACGCGACGAGCGCGTCCGTGTTCCTCGGCGAgacccgcggcggcggcggccacctACTGGCTTCCGCGGCGCAAGCGATGGGCGGCAACACGATCTTCAGCGATCCGCACAGCGACCTCACATGCAACAGCAAGAACGCCGACGCGTGTCTGATCATGGAGGGGCACGGCGCTCTGCTGCCGCCCGTGCCGGTGCCGCAGGTGTACGCGCAGAGCAGGGTGCTCtgctccgccgccgcttccaccAGTGGACGCCCGGTCACCGCGTCGCCGGTGTCGCAGGGCCTCCTGTCGCATCTCTACCGCGACGGCGTCGAGATTGACGCGCTCATCCGCATCGAGGTGCGTTGCAAGAACAGCGTACGAGTACGACCGCACTGTTTTGTTCCTTCGCGAATGGTGCTTGATTCCGTTCGATTTGAATTGGATCCTGCACGCAGAATGAGCGGCTCCGAGCGGGGCTGGAGGAGGCGCGTCGCTGGCACGTTAGAACGGTGGTGTCCGCAGTGGAGCGCGCGGCCGCGAGGCGGTTACGCGACGCGGAGGCGGCGCTGGAGCACGTCCTCATGCGCAACGTGGAGCTCGAGGAGAAGCTCCGGCAGATGAGTTCCGAGGGTCAGGCGTGGCGGGGCATCGCCGAGAACCACGAGGCCGTCGCGGCGGGCCTCCGTGCAACGCTCGACCAGATCCTTCAGTCGCCACGCGCCGGCGCAGGGACGAGCGCCGAGGGAGAGGGCGACGCTGATGACGCGCGGTCGTGCTGCTTCGAACGGGAGGAGAGCACCGACGACGTGGCCAGGACGAGGGCGTGCAAGGCGTGCGGCGGGGCGGACGCGTGCGTGCTGTTGCTGCCGTGCCGGCACCTGTGCCTGTGCAGCGCGTGCGAGGCGGCCGTGGACGCGTGCCCCGTGTGCGCGGCCACCAAGAACGCCTCGCTCCACGTCCTCCTCTCCTGACCTGATCGACGCTGCAGGCCAACGTATAGGTTCGACCCAAGACTGGATTATTGCTTTGTCGATCGTCACGTGACCCAAGATTGAATTATCGACTAATCGAGAGGACGTCAAACACTGCTGCTGTTACGGGAAAAGACACACCAAAAGCGAGCTTGTGTACGTGCCACTAGGCGCATAAAAGTATGAAACGTGCCacgtaatgctctatttatctGTGCTGGAAATTATGCTGTACAATATTTCTATGCCATCGCTTTTACAAATACCATGGATCTCGCAGATGGAAAAAGAAGCTATCACAGAGACAACTGCAAGTTTGCAACAGAGTGCAGTTTATCTTCAGTTCTAGATCTTCAGTAAAGCTAGCGAgggctatttttctttttgcgaaAGCTTGGGGTAGTATGTGTGATGTGAAGTTCAGAAAAGCAGTTAACGTAGGTACAGTGGAGTAGTTTCAGAGTTACGTTCTGGAAGGGAGTAAAAGGCTAGAAGAATGGCGCCATGGTCTCTTACGATGCCAAGCCCTTGTCACTCATTTCGACGTGCCATCTGCCATGAGCTACTGGTACAAACACCTCGCGCTAGTGTCCGACATGCTGGTCTCGTTGTGTCTCAGTATCACATCGTGCGGTAGTAAGGCCCCAGCACGATCCTTAGTACGCCATGCCCCGTTGTGTCGCGACGGTTGCCTGacaatacttatatatttatttattactagCTCGCATTTGTATCTCCTATGCTTATATATTCATTTCTAACTATTTTTTACCAAACAAACAGGACTTTAGTATCTCACGCTTTGTATAGAGGATAAATACGAAAAAATAATCACATGTCATGCCGGCACGTATATCGTGCCAAGGTCCTAGGCACGACATGACCCTCGTGTTCATACCATGCCGATCTAGCCTAAAATATTCCGTGTCGTGTTGTGCCGTGCTTTGGGTCGTGCCAAAACATCATGTCATGGGCAACCCAGGAATGACACAGCCCAAGTTTCAgctctacatgcatgcatgttgataTTCTGCACAACTTTTGAAGTTTCTTCCCATAAAGTTAGGCGTCGGAGGTAATAACAAAGCCTTGTTAGTTCGCATGCTGTCTAAGTGACGTTAAGTGTCTCACACGCATGTCTGCCTGTTAAGGGCCTACCCGATACATCAGCCTAAGACTACCACGACTATAGCAGCCCACGTTTCATCGCTTACACATGAGCTCATGATGAAGCCTATACTGTGGAGGACCATGTAGGCCGGATAGCCATCCAGTTGCTACGAAGAGATCGAGTGGGTGCTGAGGGTAGAAGCATAAAGGCATGTAGAGAGAAGGAGGCCAGTGAAATGAACTCATTCCTGAACTCGTTCTATTTTTCTGCTCCCTTCCCCTTCTTTTGATGTATCTCTAACCTTCTAGAACCTTCTAGAATATCAAGAACCACATATTACTCGGTACGTAACATCCTTGTACCAGAGCCTGCTATCCTGGACCAATCCATGTACCACCACCATTCCTACCACACTTGAATTCGGCACCGAATCATGAAGCCTGAAGAGCAGGATGGAGTGAATCTGGTGGTGTTGGATCAaatgaaggcgatgatgacaaAGATGGAGGAGAACCATTGGATGCTCACGGATGTTCATGCATCAGTGGAGGATCTGAAGGTGGCGCAGATCGGGTTTGAAGCATGGAAGCCAAAGGTGGAGGCACAGGTCGCATATCTATGCGCCGCCGTCAGCAACCTGAGGAGTCAAGTCATTCGCCTTCAGCGTTGTTTGCGCCAATCAGAGGAAgaagataagaaggatggtgtGATACTTCCTACTCTAGCAATTCCATCGCTGGTGGAGGCATTGGGGAACGGCCAATTTGGGCTCTATGTcaattgtgaacaccagaggcCAGCGTGTATAGTGATTACCATCCCCGTGCCGCCTCCGGTCACTGCTG
Coding sequences:
- the LOC133919009 gene encoding probable BOI-related E3 ubiquitin-protein ligase 2, giving the protein MAVQAQYYAAHAFLHDSRAIRPALDNATSASVFLGETRGGGGHLLASAAQAMGGNTIFSDPHSDLTCNSKNADACLIMEGHGALLPPVPVPQVYAQSRVLCSAAASTSGRPVTASPVSQGLLSHLYRDGVEIDALIRIENERLRAGLEEARRWHVRTVVSAVERAAARRLRDAEAALEHVLMRNVELEEKLRQMSSEGQAWRGIAENHEAVAAGLRATLDQILQSPRAGAGTSAEGEGDADDARSCCFEREESTDDVARTRACKACGGADACVLLLPCRHLCLCSACEAAVDACPVCAATKNASLHVLLS